A single region of the Desulfofundulus luciae genome encodes:
- the fliP gene encoding flagellar type III secretion system pore protein FliP (The bacterial flagellar biogenesis protein FliP forms a type III secretion system (T3SS)-type pore required for flagellar assembly.), translating to MKTLPERDNRKISKRPVWPYSLPALVFLLALILFPAAGRAQPLPGIDLRITPTDNPAQVVDSVKLLVLLTVLALAPGLLVMVTSFTRIVVVLSILRGALGIQQTPPNQVIIGLALFLTFFVMTPTFQEINREALQPYLNNQVTQEQAFEAAAKPLKAFMLKQTREKDLALFVSLAKMPRPRNADDLPITVVIPAFVISELKTAFQMGFLLYVPFLVIDMVVASALMSMGMFMLPPVMISLPFKLLLFVMVDGWYLVVRSLVESFH from the coding sequence ATGAAAACACTGCCGGAAAGAGATAATCGCAAAATCTCGAAACGCCCCGTCTGGCCTTACAGCCTGCCGGCCCTGGTGTTCCTGCTGGCCCTTATATTGTTCCCTGCGGCAGGCCGGGCGCAGCCCCTGCCGGGCATCGACCTGCGGATCACCCCCACGGACAACCCGGCCCAGGTGGTGGACAGCGTCAAGCTGCTGGTCCTGCTCACGGTGCTGGCCCTGGCCCCGGGCCTCCTGGTCATGGTTACCAGCTTTACCCGCATTGTGGTGGTCCTGTCCATCCTGCGGGGAGCCCTGGGCATACAGCAAACGCCGCCCAACCAGGTGATTATCGGCCTGGCCCTGTTCCTGACGTTTTTTGTCATGACACCAACCTTTCAAGAAATCAACCGGGAGGCCCTGCAGCCCTATTTAAACAACCAGGTGACCCAGGAGCAGGCCTTTGAGGCCGCGGCCAAACCACTGAAGGCATTTATGCTCAAACAAACCCGGGAAAAGGACCTGGCCCTTTTCGTCAGCCTGGCCAAAATGCCCCGGCCGCGGAATGCGGACGACCTGCCCATAACGGTGGTTATTCCGGCTTTCGTGATCAGCGAATTAAAAACCGCCTTTCAAATGGGCTTTCTTTTATACGTGCCCTTTCTGGTCATCGATATGGTGGTGGCCAGCGCCCTGATGTCCATGGGCATGTTCATGCTGCCCCCGGTAATGATTTCGCTGCCCTTCAAACTGCTGCTTTTTGTGATGGTGGACGGCTGGTACCTGGTGGTCCGGTCCCTGGTGGAAAGCTTTCATTAA
- the fliO gene encoding flagellar biosynthetic protein FliO produces MSGGDLFRAVVQLAVSLPLVAGLAYLAVRYGLGCRLAVNRGRHMRVIEQIPLGPKAALTLVQVGRRYYLLAQQESGVTLLQEFDRLPEVLPFPDMPAGDGLRPASFRRDLSLAINRLKERFTGEKPAAPDNGQKRFLNRHQSHLDGRKDENTAGKR; encoded by the coding sequence ATGAGCGGCGGTGACCTGTTCCGGGCGGTGGTGCAGCTTGCCGTGAGCCTGCCCCTGGTGGCCGGCCTGGCCTACCTGGCCGTGCGTTACGGGCTGGGCTGCCGCCTGGCCGTCAACCGGGGACGGCACATGCGGGTGATCGAGCAGATACCCCTGGGACCGAAGGCCGCCCTGACTCTCGTGCAGGTGGGCCGGCGCTACTACCTCCTGGCCCAGCAGGAGAGCGGTGTGACCCTGCTGCAGGAATTCGACCGCCTTCCGGAAGTGCTGCCGTTTCCCGATATGCCCGCCGGGGACGGGCTCCGGCCGGCTTCATTCCGCCGGGATCTATCCCTGGCCATTAACCGGTTGAAGGAACGGTTCACCGGCGAAAAACCGGCTGCGCCGGATAACGGGCAAAAGCGTTTCTTGAACCGACATCAAAGCCATCTGGATGGACGGAAAGATGAAAACACTGCCGGAAAGAGATAA
- the fliN gene encoding flagellar motor switch protein FliN, whose translation MITEDEIKDMIERMEGRQPTVKKVSFPPLTAPAGADRLKIPLDYLTDVTVTITVELGNTTMKVRDILRLSEGSVVELDRPAGDTAEVLINDQPFARGEVVVLGGNFGVRIESIHEIRKTRPGGEKQ comes from the coding sequence GTGATTACCGAAGATGAAATCAAGGATATGATTGAGCGTATGGAAGGGCGGCAACCAACGGTCAAAAAAGTAAGCTTTCCTCCCCTGACCGCCCCGGCGGGGGCTGACCGCCTGAAAATACCCCTCGATTACCTGACCGACGTGACTGTAACCATAACGGTGGAACTGGGAAACACAACCATGAAAGTGCGGGACATACTGCGCCTCTCCGAAGGCTCGGTGGTAGAACTGGATCGCCCGGCCGGCGACACGGCGGAAGTGCTGATCAATGACCAGCCTTTTGCCCGCGGGGAAGTGGTGGTCCTGGGCGGCAACTTTGGCGTCCGTATTGAAAGCATCCATGAAATAAGAAAAACGCGGCCGGGTGGGGAAAAACAATGA
- a CDS encoding flagellar basal body-associated FliL family protein: protein MPVSRKKQTGDENEKKRGGRGRTILLLLLAVIIGGGATFGALWFFGPLSKPVQATPKERPMETLDLGDRVINLADEGPSRYLRVQVVLEYPHDKKLVEEIKAKQPMLTEAVLTILRSKTSDEVLPVKNQEAIKKQILDHINSQLLHGKVERLYFTDFLVQ, encoded by the coding sequence ATGCCTGTCAGCAGAAAAAAACAAACCGGCGATGAAAATGAGAAAAAACGGGGCGGCCGCGGCCGCACCATCCTCCTGTTGCTCCTGGCCGTCATTATCGGCGGCGGGGCAACCTTCGGTGCTCTCTGGTTCTTCGGCCCGCTGTCCAAACCGGTGCAGGCCACGCCGAAAGAGCGCCCCATGGAAACCCTGGACCTGGGGGACAGGGTAATCAACCTGGCCGACGAAGGTCCCAGCCGTTACCTGCGGGTGCAGGTGGTGCTGGAGTATCCCCATGATAAAAAGCTGGTTGAGGAAATCAAGGCCAAACAGCCCATGCTTACCGAGGCGGTGCTGACCATTCTGCGCAGCAAAACATCGGATGAAGTGCTCCCGGTGAAAAACCAGGAGGCCATTAAAAAACAAATACTCGACCACATCAACAGCCAGCTTCTGCACGGCAAGGTGGAACGGCTGTACTTTACCGATTTCCTGGTGCAATGA
- a CDS encoding flagellar hook-basal body complex protein, which translates to MIRSLFAGVAGMKNHQIRMDVIANNISNVNTVGFKSGRANFQDVLYQTLKSAGTSTNPAQVGLGVSLAGISSNMSPGGLQSTGRTLDLAINGEGFFKVIDPGSGKEYYTRDGVFYIDQNGYVVNSSGYRLVGELRNITAARSTEVYSKVDVSELQVTGKAIGTGDGSTTTFSLGYSPVVDGSVKVYLNGTPTTDFSVNNATGEITFNTAPGAGVNITADYQKATSSLILKVTGKDGPLGKRTDFTIDTARKADINAGESYSIAANATNQLSTLFPTLAVNDEIVFNLKNNYTNENISFKVKVAAAADLANGIVSTTSTLDDFKTALSNAAAKAGAGGKIEMYYTDNGNEVTAASLDGDGNEGFGFRTADCGPKVSLSITVKDGTGAPKNIFTGTNSGFIDGFASASGTGDDVDTIIAKINAQTANVGVRASKDEQNRLVLRTVYTGTDAEIEIGGDAAAYLGLPSGIVKNPGNTYTGAIQLINGPAASLNISNDGVITGTDSNGNMLEWEDGTATVTNADFAQINLYTFSNQDGLQRVNKNLFVVSESSGTPTPGKPGSAGYGTIESGYLEMSNVDLTDEFTNMITTQRGYQASARIITVSDTMLDELINLKR; encoded by the coding sequence ATGATCCGCTCTCTTTTCGCCGGCGTCGCCGGCATGAAAAACCACCAGATCCGTATGGACGTCATCGCCAACAATATATCCAACGTGAACACCGTGGGCTTTAAAAGCGGCCGGGCCAACTTTCAAGACGTGCTCTACCAGACGCTGAAAAGCGCCGGCACATCCACCAACCCGGCCCAGGTGGGCCTGGGCGTCTCCCTGGCCGGCATTAGCAGCAACATGAGCCCCGGCGGCCTGCAGTCCACGGGACGCACCCTGGACCTGGCCATCAACGGTGAGGGTTTCTTCAAGGTGATTGACCCGGGCAGCGGCAAGGAATACTACACCCGCGACGGAGTCTTCTATATCGACCAGAACGGTTATGTGGTCAACTCCAGCGGGTACCGGCTGGTAGGGGAACTGCGAAACATCACGGCCGCCAGATCTACGGAAGTATATAGCAAAGTAGACGTCAGTGAATTACAAGTTACCGGGAAGGCCATTGGGACGGGGGACGGCAGTACCACGACCTTCAGCCTTGGCTATTCACCAGTGGTGGACGGCAGTGTTAAGGTCTACCTGAACGGTACACCGACAACAGATTTTAGCGTAAATAATGCCACCGGCGAAATCACCTTTAACACCGCCCCTGGAGCGGGTGTAAACATTACTGCCGATTACCAGAAGGCTACCTCATCCCTTATCTTGAAAGTAACGGGAAAGGACGGCCCACTGGGCAAGCGCACGGATTTCACCATTGACACTGCCCGGAAGGCGGATATCAATGCGGGTGAGAGTTATTCTATTGCTGCAAATGCCACCAACCAGTTGAGTACTTTATTTCCTACTCTTGCCGTTAATGATGAAATAGTATTTAATCTTAAAAACAACTATACCAATGAAAACATCTCGTTTAAGGTGAAAGTTGCTGCGGCTGCCGATCTGGCCAACGGCATTGTCAGCACCACCAGTACGCTTGACGATTTCAAGACGGCCCTTTCCAATGCCGCCGCCAAAGCAGGTGCGGGAGGGAAAATTGAAATGTATTATACGGATAACGGCAACGAGGTTACAGCCGCCAGTTTGGACGGGGATGGCAATGAAGGATTTGGCTTTCGAACCGCTGACTGTGGCCCAAAGGTGAGCCTTTCCATTACCGTCAAAGATGGTACCGGAGCACCGAAGAATATCTTCACCGGCACCAACTCCGGTTTTATTGACGGTTTTGCCAGTGCCTCCGGCACCGGCGATGATGTGGACACCATAATCGCCAAGATTAACGCCCAGACGGCCAACGTGGGTGTAAGGGCTTCAAAGGATGAACAGAATAGACTGGTGTTGCGGACCGTGTATACAGGCACCGACGCGGAGATTGAGATCGGCGGTGACGCGGCGGCCTACCTGGGCCTGCCTTCCGGCATCGTTAAAAACCCGGGCAACACATACACGGGAGCCATCCAGCTGATCAACGGGCCGGCGGCCAGCCTGAACATCAGCAATGACGGGGTGATCACGGGCACGGACAGCAACGGCAACATGCTGGAATGGGAGGACGGAACGGCCACCGTTACCAATGCGGATTTCGCCCAGATTAACCTTTATACTTTTTCCAACCAGGACGGTTTGCAAAGGGTGAATAAAAACCTGTTTGTGGTGAGTGAAAGCAGCGGCACGCCAACCCCGGGCAAACCCGGTTCCGCCGGTTACGGCACCATCGAGTCCGGTTACCTGGAGATGTCCAACGTGGATCTGACGGACGAGTTCACCAACATGATCACCACCCAGCGCGGCTACCAGGCCAGCGCCCGGATTATCACCGTTTCCGACACCATGCTGGATGAACTGATCAACCTGAAGCGGTAG
- a CDS encoding flagellar hook-basal body protein: protein MPEVGKAFRITVDLREVRIEMIQSIYTSLAGMLSHRTRMDVLANNIANINTPGYKAAQASFQDTLYQTIRAGTAQSNPSQMGTGVTLAAVLNNFNQGPLVSTGRSLDLAINGNGFFGVKASDESGDKIYYTREGSFSVDKEGYLVNSSGLRLVDDSGSEIQLDVSKPIASINVSSMGKISVTYSDGSTASDVKQIGLFSFPNPNGLTRVGGNLYTDNNTSGSGGGDSPAGQRVEGTPGKDGLGTIESGCLEMSNVDLATELGNLIVTQRGYEANAKVFTTSDEVLRETIELKR from the coding sequence ATGCCGGAAGTCGGAAAAGCATTCAGAATAACCGTGGATCTACGTGAGGTGAGAATAGAAATGATCCAGTCCATATATACCAGCCTGGCCGGTATGCTCAGCCACCGCACGCGCATGGACGTTCTGGCCAACAACATCGCCAACATAAACACCCCGGGGTACAAAGCGGCCCAGGCCAGTTTTCAGGATACCCTTTATCAAACCATACGCGCCGGCACGGCCCAGAGCAACCCTTCCCAGATGGGAACGGGCGTAACGCTGGCCGCTGTGCTCAATAACTTCAACCAGGGGCCGCTTGTGTCAACCGGCCGGTCGCTGGACCTGGCCATTAACGGGAACGGTTTTTTCGGGGTAAAAGCAAGCGATGAAAGCGGAGACAAAATTTACTATACCCGGGAAGGCTCTTTTTCAGTGGACAAGGAAGGTTACCTGGTGAACTCCAGCGGCTTGAGGCTGGTGGACGACAGCGGAAGTGAAATACAACTGGATGTTTCCAAACCCATTGCTTCCATAAATGTTTCCAGCATGGGGAAAATTTCCGTCACCTACAGCGACGGCAGTACCGCCAGCGATGTTAAACAAATCGGCCTGTTCAGCTTCCCCAACCCCAACGGCCTGACCAGGGTGGGAGGCAACCTGTATACCGACAATAACACTTCGGGAAGCGGTGGTGGAGACAGCCCCGCAGGGCAAAGGGTCGAAGGGACACCTGGCAAGGACGGCCTCGGCACCATCGAATCCGGCTGCCTGGAAATGTCCAATGTGGACCTGGCCACCGAACTGGGCAACCTGATCGTCACCCAGCGCGGCTACGAAGCCAACGCCAAGGTCTTCACCACCTCCGACGAGGTGCTCCGGGAAACCATTGAGCTGAAGCGTTAA
- a CDS encoding TIGR02530 family flagellar biosynthesis protein has protein sequence MDVKIHGLLPAPLTLQVSREGRPEKQNKASQTGSFREMLRREMDGSRLKLSAHAEKRLRERNITLNEADMEKISRAVSLAAGKGVRNSLVIYNDLALVTSVKNRTVVTALDRTAGAGRIFTNIDGAIIVE, from the coding sequence ATGGACGTCAAAATTCACGGACTTTTGCCAGCACCGTTAACTCTCCAGGTTTCCCGGGAAGGCCGTCCTGAAAAACAAAACAAGGCATCCCAAACGGGCTCTTTCAGGGAAATGCTGCGCCGGGAAATGGACGGGAGTCGGCTGAAACTATCGGCCCATGCCGAAAAACGCCTGCGGGAGCGCAACATCACCCTGAATGAAGCCGACATGGAAAAAATCAGCCGGGCGGTGAGCCTGGCCGCCGGCAAAGGGGTGAGGAATTCACTGGTTATATACAACGACCTGGCACTGGTAACCAGTGTAAAGAACCGCACGGTAGTGACGGCCCTGGACCGCACTGCCGGAGCCGGGCGCATTTTCACCAACATTGACGGAGCCATAATCGTCGAGTAA
- a CDS encoding flagellar hook capping FlgD N-terminal domain-containing protein — translation MEVNPASNIYYHPQDKFQPAKKELDKDTFLQILVAQLRYQNPMSPMDQDQFMSQMTQITALEQIMNLNKNMEVLLRTQELSLAANIVGKQVTAVGEDGRDVDGTVEKLIINENGIKLVINGTPYDYDRVKEIRG, via the coding sequence ATGGAAGTTAATCCGGCAAGCAACATCTATTACCATCCGCAGGACAAATTTCAACCGGCCAAAAAGGAACTGGACAAGGACACCTTTTTGCAAATCCTGGTCGCCCAGCTGCGCTACCAGAACCCCATGAGTCCCATGGACCAGGACCAGTTCATGTCCCAGATGACGCAAATTACGGCCCTGGAGCAGATCATGAACCTCAACAAGAATATGGAGGTACTTCTGCGGACCCAGGAGCTCTCGCTGGCCGCCAACATTGTCGGCAAGCAGGTGACGGCGGTGGGGGAGGACGGCCGGGACGTTGACGGAACGGTGGAAAAGCTCATTATTAACGAAAATGGCATCAAACTGGTGATCAACGGCACTCCCTATGATTATGATAGGGTAAAGGAGATCCGGGGTTGA
- a CDS encoding flagellar hook-length control protein FliK, protein MLKEPALLDLQQNDVDVFHDVEINELKPFLLQFMQQNGGEVLQKKAGSGEEGLLNNNTGLVFKNVRVPVEVVPQSTNPGGIPDQVEAPNTRGGVVPPQIAQDTTSPVMTRNGSAGIPDHNPAQYQSTNPGGGGITGTSHNLSNPVMHQENVNPLQMPALIVRVLRQAVARHVEGQTHLWFKLEPEHLGEVMVRLVYRHGDVSAHFLASNPAAGDAIESALPQLREALAAQNLHLQSASVSVGHEGGPPPRGDFHQPGYNYGRRHSGSGEGPGGSAGHEPPADPLPGGINLFV, encoded by the coding sequence GTGCTGAAGGAGCCAGCCCTGCTTGACTTGCAGCAAAATGATGTTGATGTCTTCCATGACGTGGAAATTAACGAGTTAAAACCTTTCCTGCTTCAATTCATGCAACAAAATGGAGGGGAAGTTCTCCAGAAAAAGGCCGGTTCCGGGGAAGAAGGATTGTTGAATAACAACACCGGGCTTGTGTTTAAGAATGTGCGGGTACCAGTCGAGGTGGTCCCACAAAGCACAAACCCGGGGGGCATCCCGGATCAAGTGGAGGCTCCAAATACCCGGGGCGGTGTGGTACCCCCGCAAATCGCACAGGATACAACTTCTCCCGTCATGACCCGTAATGGCAGCGCCGGCATCCCGGACCACAACCCGGCACAGTACCAGTCAACCAATCCCGGCGGAGGCGGGATTACCGGAACTTCCCATAATTTGTCCAATCCAGTAATGCACCAGGAGAATGTAAACCCGCTGCAAATGCCGGCTCTAATCGTCCGGGTGCTACGGCAGGCCGTGGCGCGGCATGTCGAGGGGCAAACCCACCTCTGGTTCAAGCTTGAGCCGGAGCACCTGGGTGAGGTTATGGTCCGCCTGGTCTACCGGCACGGGGATGTGAGCGCCCACTTCCTCGCAAGTAACCCCGCCGCCGGGGACGCCATTGAAAGTGCCCTGCCCCAGCTGCGCGAGGCCCTGGCCGCCCAGAATCTGCACCTCCAGAGCGCTTCGGTGTCGGTGGGACACGAGGGCGGTCCCCCGCCCCGGGGTGATTTCCACCAACCGGGATACAATTACGGGCGGCGGCACAGTGGATCCGGCGAAGGGCCGGGCGGCAGTGCCGGACATGAACCGCCGGCAGATCCATTACCGGGTGGTATCAACCTTTTCGTTTAA
- a CDS encoding flagellar export protein FliJ: MRRFRFRLQPVLQFREQKEEQAVLAHSRAQREYMDRVEELNRTTSLLEESFAGCSVGPMRPENEFHLLLWREWLINDRNRRREEVARANEKLERCRMEAFEARRQRMILQRLKEKQLQAHILEANRAEQKETDEQGLRLFWCRRN; the protein is encoded by the coding sequence ATGCGCAGATTTCGTTTTCGCCTGCAGCCCGTGCTGCAGTTCAGGGAACAGAAGGAAGAGCAGGCCGTCCTGGCCCACTCCCGGGCACAGCGGGAATACATGGACCGGGTGGAAGAGCTGAACAGAACAACCTCCCTGCTGGAAGAAAGCTTTGCCGGTTGCAGCGTGGGGCCAATGCGGCCGGAGAACGAATTTCACCTGCTGCTCTGGCGGGAGTGGCTTATAAATGACCGGAACCGCCGCCGGGAAGAGGTGGCCAGGGCCAATGAGAAACTGGAGCGCTGCCGGATGGAAGCCTTTGAAGCCCGGCGCCAGAGGATGATTTTGCAGAGGCTGAAGGAAAAGCAGCTCCAGGCCCACATCCTGGAGGCAAACCGGGCCGAGCAAAAGGAAACGGACGAACAGGGGCTCAGGCTCTTCTGGTGCCGCCGGAATTAA
- the fliI gene encoding flagellar protein export ATPase FliI, whose protein sequence is MALPQIDLERWRRRVRAAKLLRPTGQVVRVIGLTVEVRGIAARIGEICNIHVPGEAPVVAEVVGFREDVTLLMPLGELRGIFPGCSVVPRGRGLSVAVGEHLLGRVLDGLGLPMDGRELIAPDQCYVPVDNSPPNPLSRQRITQVFSTGVRAIDAFLTCGRGQRLGIFAGSGVGKSTLLGMVARYSSADVNVIALVGERGREVRDFIEGDLGPEGLARSVVVAATSDQPALVRVKAAFLASAIAEYFRDRGKDVLLLMDSITRFAMAQREVGLAIGEPPATRGYTPSVFALLPRLLERSGMGATGSITAFYTVLVEGDDLNEPITDAVRGILDGHIVLSREMAAQNHYPAIDVLQSVSRVMPEIVDAEHLARAGRLRDLLATYRQSEDLINIGAYVAGSNPRIDAAVKAYPRIVQFLRQDMHEYSSFEETMKTLPDPG, encoded by the coding sequence ATGGCTTTACCCCAAATCGACCTGGAACGCTGGCGCCGGCGGGTGCGGGCGGCCAAACTGCTGCGCCCCACCGGGCAGGTGGTACGGGTCATCGGCCTGACCGTGGAGGTGCGGGGCATTGCCGCCCGTATCGGTGAAATCTGCAACATCCACGTGCCCGGTGAAGCGCCGGTGGTGGCCGAGGTGGTGGGTTTCCGGGAAGATGTCACCCTGCTCATGCCCCTGGGGGAACTGCGGGGCATTTTCCCCGGCTGCAGCGTGGTGCCCCGGGGCCGGGGCCTGTCGGTGGCGGTGGGAGAACACCTCCTGGGGCGGGTACTGGACGGGCTGGGCCTGCCCATGGACGGCCGGGAACTCATTGCGCCGGACCAGTGTTATGTACCGGTGGACAACTCCCCACCCAACCCCCTGTCCAGACAGCGCATCACGCAGGTATTTTCCACCGGGGTACGGGCCATCGATGCCTTTCTCACCTGCGGGCGGGGACAGCGCCTGGGTATTTTTGCCGGCAGCGGGGTGGGCAAGAGCACGCTCCTGGGCATGGTGGCCCGGTACAGCAGTGCCGATGTAAATGTGATCGCCCTGGTGGGGGAACGGGGCCGGGAAGTGCGGGACTTCATTGAAGGGGACCTGGGTCCGGAAGGCCTGGCCCGTTCGGTGGTGGTGGCCGCCACTTCGGACCAGCCGGCACTGGTGCGGGTAAAGGCCGCCTTTCTGGCCAGCGCCATTGCCGAATATTTCCGTGACCGGGGTAAAGACGTACTGCTTCTCATGGACTCAATCACCCGTTTTGCCATGGCCCAGCGGGAGGTGGGCCTGGCCATCGGCGAACCCCCGGCCACCCGCGGTTACACCCCGTCGGTTTTTGCCCTGTTGCCCCGGTTGCTGGAACGTTCGGGGATGGGAGCCACAGGTTCCATCACCGCCTTTTATACCGTGCTGGTGGAAGGGGACGACCTGAACGAGCCGATAACCGATGCCGTGCGGGGCATTCTGGACGGTCATATCGTCCTGTCCCGGGAAATGGCGGCCCAGAATCACTACCCGGCCATCGATGTATTACAGAGCGTGAGCCGGGTAATGCCGGAGATAGTGGACGCAGAACACCTGGCCCGGGCCGGCCGGTTGCGGGATCTGCTGGCCACCTACCGCCAGTCGGAGGATTTAATCAACATCGGCGCTTACGTAGCCGGGTCCAACCCCCGGATTGACGCCGCAGTAAAGGCCTATCCCCGTATTGTGCAGTTTCTACGCCAGGACATGCACGAGTACAGCAGCTTTGAGGAAACGATGAAGACCTTACCCGATCCCGGATAA
- a CDS encoding FliH/SctL family protein, giving the protein MRSSFRIIRGSVSCDEDPVFIALRYDFPVLPLNRDEHHEGSGNSRGEMVSPDETRAKSEEILAAAQREAAAILEKARHEAEALARETAARAREEGLQEGWEEGYREGYRKAVEDAAAEARALREEARRVLQQAEEIRRSTLEALEGEVVALAREMAEKIVAAQLTIDPAIVLNIVREALEAARIRGQVVIYVNPEQKKLMEERREEILLTLPPGTVLNIIGDPAIEPGGCRIETADGRVDATLDARWQALEEVLRETGLQVAGQSRADPS; this is encoded by the coding sequence ATGCGATCATCATTTAGGATCATCCGGGGGAGCGTATCCTGCGATGAGGACCCCGTCTTTATAGCTCTCCGATACGATTTTCCCGTACTGCCTTTAAACCGGGACGAACACCACGAGGGCAGCGGGAACAGCCGGGGGGAAATGGTTTCTCCGGATGAAACCCGGGCAAAAAGCGAAGAAATCCTGGCTGCGGCTCAAAGGGAAGCCGCAGCCATCCTGGAAAAGGCACGGCACGAAGCGGAGGCGCTGGCCCGGGAAACGGCCGCCAGGGCCCGGGAAGAAGGGCTGCAGGAAGGGTGGGAGGAAGGCTACCGGGAAGGTTACCGCAAGGCCGTGGAAGATGCCGCGGCCGAGGCCCGGGCCTTGAGGGAAGAAGCCCGCCGGGTACTGCAGCAGGCCGAAGAAATCCGCCGCTCAACCCTGGAAGCTCTGGAGGGAGAAGTGGTGGCCCTGGCCAGGGAAATGGCGGAAAAAATTGTGGCCGCCCAGTTGACCATCGATCCCGCCATAGTGCTGAATATAGTGCGGGAAGCCCTGGAAGCGGCCCGGATACGGGGGCAGGTGGTTATTTATGTAAACCCGGAACAGAAGAAATTGATGGAAGAAAGACGGGAGGAAATACTCCTTACCCTGCCCCCCGGAACGGTCCTGAATATTATAGGCGACCCGGCCATAGAACCGGGTGGGTGCCGCATCGAAACGGCCGACGGCAGGGTGGACGCCACCCTTGATGCCCGCTGGCAAGCCCTGGAGGAAGTGTTGAGGGAAACAGGGCTGCAGGTCGCCGGGCAAAGCAGAGCCGATCCCTCATAG
- the fliG gene encoding flagellar motor switch protein FliG, whose product MVGKLTGLQKAAIVLIALGADLSARVLKHFPDDEIEMLTQQISMLESVPKEVQQAVLEEFLELNKAREYLMHGGYKYAREVLEKAVGPQRAEEILNKVSVAIQKVPFSNLRRTDPKHLLNFIRDEHPQTIALIITHLVPEQAALILSSLPPEKQSDIARRIAVIDRTPPEVVKEVEKVLERKLSMVVQQDQTVGGVKTLVNILNRVDRSTEKTILEELEVSDPDLADEVRKMMFVFEDIVKLHDTAIQRVLREVDTKDLARAMRGANEEVNERIFKNMSRRAADMLREEIQFMGPVRLRDVEEAQQRIVQIIRRLDETGEIIIARGGEDAIII is encoded by the coding sequence GTGGTTGGCAAGCTGACCGGCTTACAAAAGGCAGCCATCGTCCTGATCGCCCTGGGTGCGGATCTGTCCGCCAGGGTATTGAAACATTTTCCCGATGATGAAATAGAAATGCTTACCCAGCAAATCTCCATGCTGGAAAGCGTGCCCAAAGAAGTCCAGCAGGCGGTGCTGGAAGAGTTTCTGGAGTTGAACAAAGCCCGGGAATACCTGATGCACGGCGGTTACAAGTATGCCCGGGAAGTACTGGAAAAAGCCGTGGGTCCCCAGCGGGCGGAGGAAATCCTTAACAAAGTGTCGGTAGCCATTCAGAAAGTTCCTTTCAGCAACCTGCGCCGGACCGACCCCAAACATTTGCTCAACTTCATCCGGGATGAACACCCTCAGACCATCGCCCTGATCATCACCCACCTGGTGCCGGAGCAGGCGGCACTGATCCTTTCCTCCCTGCCTCCGGAAAAGCAGAGCGATATCGCCCGGAGGATAGCGGTCATCGACCGCACACCCCCGGAGGTAGTAAAAGAAGTAGAAAAAGTTCTGGAAAGAAAGCTCTCGATGGTGGTTCAACAGGACCAGACGGTGGGTGGGGTAAAAACTCTGGTCAACATTTTAAACCGGGTGGACCGCAGCACCGAAAAAACCATCCTGGAAGAACTGGAGGTTTCCGACCCCGACCTGGCCGACGAGGTGCGCAAGATGATGTTTGTTTTCGAGGATATCGTCAAGCTTCACGATACGGCCATCCAGCGGGTTCTGCGGGAAGTGGATACCAAAGATCTGGCCAGGGCCATGCGGGGGGCCAACGAGGAAGTCAACGAGCGTATCTTCAAGAACATGTCCCGCCGGGCGGCCGATATGCTGCGGGAGGAAATCCAGTTCATGGGGCCGGTGCGCCTGCGGGATGTGGAAGAAGCCCAGCAGCGCATAGTGCAGATTATCCGCCGCCTGGACGAAACGGGCGAAATTATCATCGCACGGGGTGGAGAGGATGCGATCATCATTTAG